From the Naumovozyma dairenensis CBS 421 chromosome 10, complete genome genome, the window CACTAATTCGGGTtcatatttattgaaaagacCAGTACTTAAAATATTTCCCACTGGAATATATTCCTTTTCAAgtaattttgataatgaagatactGTAGATGATGGATTGCCCTTTtgtttaaatttaaaatttgcATTAGctatattttgtaattctaaGTAAATCCATTTTTGAggtaatgaattttttaacatttcaatatattgGAAAGCCAATAATATGACTTGttcataattttttaatccATTTTCAGTTAAATCGatatcaattgaaaaaaatgcGTTACCACGTGAAACAGTATGACCACCTGCAGATAATTCATTTGCCCAACCAAGAGTTTTCAAAtgagataataatgaaccaTTACCCTCATGACCAATTAAATGACTTAAGATATGAGGAATTTTTGACTCCCAATGAGTTTCATAATCAGGTACTACGAATGAAACTTCTAATTttcttaattctttaacAGGCTCGACGGACACAATCTTTGTTAATTGATCATCATTTAGGATTTTCGAGTCATAGAATGGTAGTTCTTTATCTATATTCTTAACGTCTTTAAAGAAAGATTGAACATAATCAGATAATGTATCTAGATCTTCTCTACCAATGATACacaatttcatcaaatttgCTGAATAATTCGCATTATAAAATTTCAACAATTCATCTCTCACGTTAACATTTTTTGATTCAGGAATAATTTTCAATGTCTCTAGATTCCCCGTAGAGAATTTATGATAAGGATGATCCAATAAACTTAAAGATTTATccaattgataaattctCCACATATCACTTTGtaagttttttttattttcactATCAACAGCATTAATTTCCTTATCAGTGGATCCTATATTAAACAATGGACAAGAGAAGAACCCAGAGAATCTATCCAATGCACCTTTAAGATGTTCGTAattgatttcaaagaaataatttgtATTTTGAGATCCAGTGTATGCATTTGAATGACCACCATGCTTACTTAAGAAACTTGaataatcattttcatcgGGGAATTTTTCAGAACCCATGAATAAAAGATGTTCACAAAAATGTGCTAATCCAGGTAATGATTCAGGATCTTCGAATGCACCGATGTTTACGTCTAGTGAGGCAGCAGCTTTATCAGTTGTTGGATCTGAGATTAATAGGGCTTTCAATTTGTTTGGTAATTCGATGAAACGATATGATCTGTCATCTAAGTCTGGTTTTTGGAAGTCTTGGTTTAGAATggtataatttttgtttgacATTATGGATCTTGTTATTATAGATTTGTTTTTTGAGAATAATCTTGTTGTGTTTTTTAGTAGGATTGAGgaaaataaagttaaacTCATAAATACTATGATGAGTAACGAACGATTGAATTGAGCAATTGTGTGTGTGGTGCGTTTGTTCAGTGTTTTTTTGACTGTCTATGGCGGACGACTATAGTTCAATGGATGTAAGTTACACGCAGTGATTGATGAATAGATGTGTAGGTCCCGGGGTTCAAGTGCAAGTGCCAATGAGGACAGTTTATAATTCTATAAAAGGATGGCGTTTTTATGtatattacattttttGTCGAAAGGAATTGGGAGAGAAAGAACAGCAGTGTCCGTTAATTTTATAGGAAGTACACCACCACGCGTACTTACTTTATCAAATCATTCTTTAAAGGGACCGATAGATACATAGATACATAGACACATACGTTGAAATACTAAACTGTTCCTTATGGTATAAACACATCTATTAGGGATACTCTCCATAGAATACGAAGGGATATAACTCAGAGGAGACATATAAACGCCGTCAGTAACGCAATATACAATAACTACAAGGGAACAACACGATAGAAGATGGCACGTTTAAGAGGATTTGATGTTTTAACTGTTGCTGTAGTGAGTGCAGCGAGTGTCTACATGGGTATAAACTTCTTCCAACCCATTGTACTGCAACAACTAGACAAGAACGGTGGTCTAAGACCAGACATTGATGTGGATACTCTCAAACAATTGCAAGTGCCCACTACTGAAAGATCCAACCAGGACGCTCAACGTATTTTGAAAGAGGATGAACAAGACCTCGTTAGGGGTTTGGAACCAAGCCCTAGGGAGAAATGAGGGCATGTTGTTGTACATGCCCTAGGACATGTATCCAAGGGTTTGAAGGGTTTGAAGGGTTTGAAATCgtgtaaataaaataacCCTAATTTAAAAGGGTAGAAGAAATCGATGTATCTATTTTTAGCAGAGCCAGGTGGCCATGCCATGCTGCAAACAGTGAACTGCCACTGGGTCTAGAACTGCAACTGTTGCCATCGCGGTGTGCAGTTTGACGTCGTAGGTACGTAtgtaaaaaaagaaacaacgGATATGGGGGGGTGGACGGGGTGTCTGGGTCTACAATCGAGGTTgcttttatttctttcgTCCTTCgagaaatttgaaatttgaaattttgtttgttttgttttgttttgtttgtttgtttccATACAAGTACATATGTGTGTTTTGTAGTTATTAATACTTTCTTCTATATATTGTATTAGTTAGGCCCTTCTTTATACATAAACAACggtttatataatatacttCTTCTCAAACAAGATATCAAGTATACCATCATACCAGATACCCACTTACCTGATCCCGACTATCGCTAAAATATACAAACAAACCATGCGTACCTCTGCCATCTTTTCCACTATCGTCTCCTTGGTCTTCCTAGCCAAGGAAGCCGTGGCTACTCCTCCAGCTTGTGTCTTAGCTTGTGTCGCTCAAGTCACTAAGCAATCTTCAACATGTGACAGCATGAATCAAATCGACTGTCTATGTTCTAACGAAGGTTCTGCCATCCAAGATTGTATTAACACCATTTGTGCTGGAGATTTGAAGTCAGCCGCCTTATCCGCCTTTGAAAATTCATGTAAGGAACAAGGTGCTGCTGTATCTAGTGCTAGTGCTAGTGCTAGTGCTAGCGCAAGTGCTTCTGCtacttcttcatcttcttcctcttcttctacCAAGGCCTCCTCTACTgtctcttcttcttcctctaaGGCTTCTTCTACTGAAGTTTCATCTTCCTCTGTTTCTTCTACAAAGGCTTCAGGAGCCCCATCCTCATCTTCCCAAGCTCAATCCACTACATCTACCACTCAAGCTccatcttcctcttcttcctctATTGTGGCTTCATCTTCCACCATCGTTTCAGTCTCATCTACATCTACATCTACTCAAGCTACTgctacttcttcttccatcTCAGTCATCGAATCTGAAGGTGCTGCTGCCAATTTATTAGCTTCTTCTAATATCGCAATCGCCGCTATCGCTGCTTTCTTATTATAAGACAAAATATGAAATCAtacataaaatattatatcatagatatatataaatcatTTGATATGATAAgtaagaataaataaatttaatactaaaaaggaaaatactACAATGTGTCCTATATTGTATTCTTTGTCTGTTTAATCGTCCGTTTAGTATGTAGTACCACAACATCTTACACatgtaaaaaaatatagcctataaaaaaaattgtatcGTGTGACATCCCATAGAGACCATATCTTCATGATGTCCTCTTTGATTGACTTTCTTTCTTCGAAAAAATACTTTTACTAGTACCCTTAGAAGGAGGAGGACTAGTCGGACTCTCTGAATACCCTGGAGGTGGAACGTATCTAGGTAATGCCTCCACTTCCCcataaatattatcaacaataGACATaccattaccattattactACCACTATTTATTCTGCTACCacgattattatttcttgtttgaCAAAATATTTGCATCGGCGATATTATCACTTCAGATTGTCTACCAGTCTTGCTATCACTGCTACTACTAATACTACTAATACCACCATTACTAATAATTTCCCAATCGATTAATAATTGGAATGAAAATTCTCTCTTAATAGTACATGTCTTAAAACTATAAAGCCTATTCCCACGATGTTTataatcttcttcattgaaatataaCCTTTGTAAACTTGGTATATCTTTTAGTTTTAATTCACATTCAAAcgtataataataagaagCACTATTACTACTTTTACTAATCTTCTCCTTACTAACAAAActcatttcattaatatcaaatatCGTATTTTCagtattactattattagtGAAATCAAACTCCATCAACcttaaagatgaaaaattctcATTCCCAACACCTTGTGATAAATAAGTAACTACCTCCAAAAGATTCAATTGGAATTTCAAAGGTTTAATCCCTCCCCTCTTACCAGGatttttatcattcttcaaaaaattaataacatTAACAGCATTATCATCCCGTGTCTTAATcatcaaaaaaatactatCAAACTTATTACAACCAGATTTAAACAATGGATCATTCCTATACACTTGTTGAATTTCATTACTTCGTACTTCAACCCATAAATTACTATCTCCATCAGGTAACCCAATCTTATAAGTAGATTTATATACGTGTTTCCGCCCATCATGCGTTTGATTAGTTAGTGAAAGACCTAACAtggataatattaaatcattatccACATTGGTCCTCATGCCATCTTCAGTTCCTGATAATGTGACATCGATAGATGACGGTACTGTTCTTTGTGACGGTGACGATACTTCTtgttttctcttttcatTGGCATATCCACCGCTTGTACTATTTAACGTTGGTAAAttcgatgaagatgatgtaGTGGACGATGACGTAACGGGCGGAGACAATAACGACGATGGTGAAGATACGATCGGATCAGGTATGAATTCAAACGGATGATACTCTcttaaaaatttatcaaatggTCTAAACCAATTAGGTGCCTTCCCTAATTCAATTTGTACTTGaacattatataatatcttccccatggaataataataaagatctAAGTTATCAATCTTATTGAATTCTTTCCAATCCATATTGAAAGTAGGCGGCATGAAATTCTTATTACTTTTAACGAAGACGGTATCTGATGGTCTATGGTTTTTCAAACATCGTGGTTTCCTAGGCATCTTGgggaaaatgaaatgataCGAATATTCCCCCGGTTTGATCTTGAATGGTTTTGACGAACCTTCTAATGCATCCCATACATTATCAGGGGGGAATACACGAACTTCGTTGTCAACTAGCATGTGGAAGGAACGATGTTCTTGAAAACTTGGTGTCATCATATATTCTTGATCAAATTTTGTCATGGTCTCAATGTAGCCTCTCATTATTACAGTGATTTTTTTCACTGGTAAAGATTTGGCAATGTTTAAGGTTATGGTGCCATTGATTTCATCATTAGAACTATAGAATTGTCCATTTAATGGAGGTGCCAATACAATTGATATCTTGGGTGccataatgatgattttcgttcagtaatttttttctcttaattatgtaataatgacaatatATAGTCAAAATTGGATATAGGTGACGGAcgtataatataaaaaatctTAAACACAATGTTCAGCAGAGACAGATACAGATACAAATACCAATGTGGTGTTCTTAGGATGGAGGTTTTTTGACAGTTTTTCCATCCATAAGCGTAATATTTCACGTAACGTTTATCAAAACAGGGTGCTTATCATTAAAGATTATTTGCTCATTGGTATTTATTGTTCCTTTAATTATGTTCTAGTAGACTGCGCCGAAGTGTAGAAGGTTTAAGGgctaatttcaatatttctaattatttatttcagAAAACAAGACCTCGGGAAAGGGAAATTTTCTGAATCCTGACCTCATCCagataatttttctctttctggCGATAAAATACTGTTAGTAGGGTTTACTTGGAAATAATTGTTAGggtatatttattttggcaccaataaaatttcaaattccaCAATTTAGAGTTGTTTTAACGCTCTAAGAGAACCCTGAAAGAATGATTATTAGCAAAGGTGAAATGGGTATCGATATAAGACAGATATAACTCTCAGAATCATTACTCTGGTGCTCCAAGATCTCAAACAGTTGAGCTAGCGCAAACGGTACTCAAGAAGATATGTTTCCGAGACGTTATTTTACAACTAGCGTTCTTCGATTGGCGGCTGAGAATGGCCCTAATGGTGGGTTACTGAAGAAGTTCATGAGTCCCTTAATAGATAGTGcaaaatttgatgaagaagaattgatACCAAAGCAATTATTAAGACCCATTGGCTTAACCAACTCACCGTTTCAAACTACGAAATATAAGGAAAAGGGtaattcattgaaagatcttttcaatgaaaataaaactaaTGAAAGGGTAAAAGAATTAActcatcaattaaataaatccTCGATGCATGATTTATTTGTCTTTAGAAAAACTAATGGGAAATTGTTCTTTGCTCCCAAATCGTATTGGAACGCGTCAAAAGCTTTGTACTTCCCGCATCTAATGGGGAACTCATTGGCAAATCCGTCGGAGAAAATACGTTTggaagaaatattaaaggGTAAAATTAGTATAGTTAAATTATTCGGTAATAAAATCGGTAATGATATGGTTAACCAATATGCTACTGACATTACTTTTGATCCTGTTCCGAAAGAAAATAGTAACATCCAAaccattcaaattaattggattgaaaataaaatgaaatctTGGTTATCAAAGTTGTCGATATGGAAATTAAGGAGAATGATTGACCCTAAGGatcattcaaaatatttcatgTGCCAATGGAATCAATTGCCATTTGATATTAGGGAATCGTTAAAgatcaataatatctttacTGGTTATATCCTTATCGTGGATAGAAACTTGAAAATCAGATGGATTACTTGTGGTAATCCTGATGAATCTCATGATGAAATAAAGACATTATGGAAATGTGTAAgagaattagaaaaggaGAAGGAGGAATTCACTTAAGCTAAAGATCAGGTATAATGATAATAGACCcagaatatatatatatatatccctTACATGTACATAAAGGCAGGCGCTCGGCGTAaagtaatattattcatcaAAAGTGTATgctttgaaaagaaaaagcaCCCAATGACGCATGGATACAAAATTCAAGAGGAAGGAGAACCAACATTAGCACTATACTTCGTTCTAATATACTTTTTATCgtaattaataatattttatccATTTTCTCTATATTCTTAGCATATGTTACCCGGGAGAAAATAGCTGGGCGGCTATTTGGTGATCTTCccaaaaatcaaaaaataaacaaattaaaataaaGGGAAATACCGCATAAACAAAGATAACCTTTCTAAGGAAATAAGATGAACAAGGAATTTTTTGTGGGCACAAAGCGGCCTATTGTGTTATATAATAGTATCAACCAGtcaaacaaatataatatatattgaaagGGCATTGAATTCTTTCCTAATGTCTTCAAATAGTTTGTTTGATCAACCATTTGTTTATTGTGCAATTTGCCATCGAAGGTCTGCTAAAGAAGATCCTCTTGGATTGACATCCTGTGCACATATTTTATGTTCCCAACATTTGAGTCCTTCCAAAATATGCCCAGCTTGTAACACAAACGATATTTCCATTATAAGACTGGTTGATAATAAGACATTACCTAACGACGTTAAGATCTTTTTTGAGCCTATTCCTCAGGCTTTAGAAAGTCTGTATAATGTAtctcaatttcaaataagcGGCCTCAGAAAACAAtgtcaatattatcaaaatcacTGTGTTAAACTTCGAGAGAAATGTGCTAGACAACAACAGTTATTATACAAGGCAAAACAAGAACTGGATTCTATTCCTCCcttgaagaaacaaataacTGAACTGGAGAATATAATTAAGagacaagaagaaaatatgagTAGGACAAAAAACCAGAATTATCTGATAGGCAATGGAAGGcgtaataataacaataatatgTACACCTTCCCCTCCTGTTCTTCtacttcatcttcaatggGAAATCATCCCCCTCCTCCAACAATTGATTTGACTCTAGATTATGATGACGGAGGTAGTGAGAGtgatatcaataatattgaacaaacatttataaataaattgaagaaaacatcTTCTTTAAGGAAGAACTTACAacaaaatagaaataatagtaataataattcaggTATAATGATGacatcttcaaaaaatatccCGATTGTTGCTGAATCTACTCAGTATTCTCCTATGGTACAAGAAAAGGATCTTCATATAGCTTTatcctcttcttcaaatgaagCAATCTCTTCAGGCcattcatcttctaatctAACTTTTAActtgaattcaaatttgaattcatcaaaatttttACCTACTTCACATACTACCACAGTAACAAGTGCACTGTtaggaaataaaaataatgaaaataaaaatagcaataataacaaaatgatgaaacCTATTAATAAGAGGAAACAATTCCCCAATGCGTTAGAAAACTTAAGAATCGTCAAACGGAATAATACAATAGGTGCCTCTAATAGGCCGACAAGATCGATTTTGAATAGTCAAGGGATTATAACTCATATGAAAAGTAGTGATGGATTGTCTTCAACAAGAAACAGACAAGAGAGTAAAActcaagaacaagaaaatgtAGCCACAAATAGACCTAATAATGCAAATATATTGAGACAACGAGCTTCATCACAGCAATTATTTACGAAAAATAATTCCAAGtttagaagaattagataaaCTAGGtccaacaaaaaaaagcCTGACATTAGAATTacttatatattatttatctttgaagataaaaGCAAATCttaatattgaatgaatatataaatctTTGATTGtgtttttcctttctttctttcttcttcttcttcttctttattacAGGAGGACCTTATGTAGTGATTATCTAGCGCACATCTTTAATAACGTGGTTACTTTtttaaacaaaataaataaataataaaatatagaTACTTGGATTCCCTTTATCAACTGATCCCTTTTCACATGTTCATAATGTACCAgatttcttcatttgaACATAACACGTAATGAAAGGGACCAAAAATCCAACACCGAAGAATCCAAAATGGACTACAGCAAAGGGTATTTTCCTATTATGAACTTTGAATgggatattattataaacCCCATCTTTAAAATGAACTAAATTTTTCGATGATGTGGAAAAAGTGGCCCTTCTTgttgaaaatttta encodes:
- the ATP10 gene encoding Atp10p (similar to Saccharomyces cerevisiae ATP10 (YLR393W); ancestral locus Anc_4.253), with protein sequence MFPRRYFTTSVLRLAAENGPNGGLLKKFMSPLIDSAKFDEEELIPKQLLRPIGLTNSPFQTTKYKEKGNSLKDLFNENKTNERVKELTHQLNKSSMHDLFVFRKTNGKLFFAPKSYWNASKALYFPHLMGNSLANPSEKIRLEEILKGKISIVKLFGNKIGNDMVNQYATDITFDPVPKENSNIQTIQINWIENKMKSWLSKLSIWKLRRMIDPKDHSKYFMCQWNQLPFDIRESLKINNIFTGYILIVDRNLKIRWITCGNPDESHDEIKTLWKCVRELEKEKEEFT
- the CST9 gene encoding SUMO ligase CST9 (similar to Saccharomyces cerevisiae CST9 (YLR394W); ancestral locus Anc_4.255); this encodes MSSNSLFDQPFVYCAICHRRSAKEDPLGLTSCAHILCSQHLSPSKICPACNTNDISIIRLVDNKTLPNDVKIFFEPIPQALESLYNVSQFQISGLRKQCQYYQNHCVKLREKCARQQQLLYKAKQELDSIPPLKKQITELENIIKRQEENMSRTKNQNYLIGNGRRNNNNNMYTFPSCSSTSSSMGNHPPPPTIDLTLDYDDGGSESDINNIEQTFINKLKKTSSLRKNLQQNRNNSNNNSGIMMTSSKNIPIVAESTQYSPMVQEKDLHIALSSSSNEAISSGHSSSNLTFNLNSNLNSSKFLPTSHTTTVTSALLGNKNNENKNSNNNKMMKPINKRKQFPNALENLRIVKRNNTIGASNRPTRSILNSQGIITHMKSSDGLSSTRNRQESKTQEQENVATNRPNNANILRQRASSQQLFTKNNSKFRRIR
- the CCW14 gene encoding Ccw14p (similar to Saccharomyces cerevisiae CCW14 (YLR390W-A); ancestral locus Anc_4.251) is translated as MRTSAIFSTIVSLVFLAKEAVATPPACVLACVAQVTKQSSTCDSMNQIDCLCSNEGSAIQDCINTICAGDLKSAALSAFENSCKEQGAAVSSASASASASASASATSSSSSSSSTKASSTVSSSSSKASSTEVSSSSVSSTKASGAPSSSSQAQSTTSTTQAPSSSSSSIVASSSTIVSVSSTSTSTQATATSSSISVIESEGAAANLLASSNIAIAAIAAFLL
- the ECM19 gene encoding Ecm19p (similar to Saccharomyces cerevisiae ECM19 (YLR390W); ancestral locus Anc_4.247), whose amino-acid sequence is MARLRGFDVLTVAVVSAASVYMGINFFQPIVLQQLDKNGGLRPDIDVDTLKQLQVPTTERSNQDAQRILKEDEQDLVRGLEPSPREK
- the COX8 gene encoding cytochrome c oxidase subunit VIII (similar to Saccharomyces cerevisiae COX8 (YLR395C); ancestral locus Anc_4.256) → MFKNMLRPQKLIKFSTRRATFSTSSKNLVHFKDGVYNNIPFKVHNRKIPFAVVHFGFFGVGFLVPFITCYVQMKKSGTL
- the ART10 gene encoding Art10p (similar to Saccharomyces cerevisiae YLR392C; ancestral locus Anc_4.252) — encoded protein: MAPKISIVLAPPLNGQFYSSNDEINGTITLNIAKSLPVKKITVIMRGYIETMTKFDQEYMMTPSFQEHRSFHMLVDNEVRVFPPDNVWDALEGSSKPFKIKPGEYSYHFIFPKMPRKPRCLKNHRPSDTVFVKSNKNFMPPTFNMDWKEFNKIDNLDLYYYSMGKILYNVQVQIELGKAPNWFRPFDKFLREYHPFEFIPDPIVSSPSSLLSPPVTSSSTTSSSSNLPTLNSTSGGYANEKRKQEVSSPSQRTVPSSIDVTLSGTEDGMRTNVDNDLILSMLGLSLTNQTHDGRKHVYKSTYKIGLPDGDSNLWVEVRSNEIQQVYRNDPLFKSGCNKFDSIFLMIKTRDDNAVNVINFLKNDKNPGKRGGIKPLKFQLNLLEVVTYLSQGVGNENFSSLRLMEFDFTNNSNTENTIFDINEMSFVSKEKISKSSNSASYYYTFECELKLKDIPSLQRLYFNEEDYKHRGNRLYSFKTCTIKREFSFQLLIDWEIISNGGISSISSSSDSKTGRQSEVIISPMQIFCQTRNNNRGSRINSGSNNGNGMSIVDNIYGEVEALPRYVPPPGYSESPTSPPPSKGTSKSIFSKKESQSKRTS